From a single Fulvivirga ulvae genomic region:
- a CDS encoding SusD/RagB family nutrient-binding outer membrane lipoprotein, with product MKKYIIPLILILTACGDFGNTNVDPNNPTSVPVSGFLTNAIHFMPAYESGVTGLYYSQYWSATRYTEDSRYSTTQFDFTAIYSGPLNDLQKVIDMNSDPETMEMASESGSNANQIAVARILKAYFFLHATDRWGDIPYTEALMALENLTPSYDKQSAIYAALFDELDNAVEEFDAGAAPKGDILYNGDLDMWKKFANSLRLKMALRISDVDPAAAKAEFESAVADGVLATNDDNAIYHYLGNGVFDNPRYNDFLTRTDNAVSKTIVDKLLALGDPRVTAYADPIAASAGDVYAGMPYGLGNAEAGGYGFDEVSLPHSVYVKAKDSSVPLLTYAQVLFGLAEGASYGWNAGGTAESFYNAAIKASMEQWNVFDQDEYDSYIQQAEVDFDEAKAIQLIGEQKWLALYMQGYEGWAEWRRLGYPELLPAPAAANNSGQIPKRQAYPASESQNNQANYEAAVARQGADNLDTRVWWDVE from the coding sequence ATGAAGAAATATATAATACCCCTTATTCTGATACTAACCGCATGTGGTGACTTTGGGAATACAAATGTTGACCCGAATAACCCAACAAGCGTGCCTGTATCAGGCTTCCTGACCAATGCTATTCATTTTATGCCTGCTTATGAAAGTGGCGTAACCGGATTATACTATTCGCAGTACTGGTCAGCTACCCGTTATACCGAAGACTCACGGTATAGTACAACGCAATTTGATTTTACTGCCATCTATAGCGGGCCGCTCAATGATTTGCAAAAAGTGATTGACATGAATAGTGACCCGGAAACCATGGAAATGGCATCGGAGAGTGGATCTAACGCTAACCAGATAGCTGTGGCGAGGATACTCAAGGCCTACTTTTTTCTCCATGCTACCGATCGGTGGGGAGATATACCCTATACAGAAGCGCTTATGGCACTTGAAAACCTTACTCCGTCTTATGATAAGCAGTCGGCCATTTATGCTGCTTTATTCGATGAGCTTGACAACGCCGTGGAGGAATTTGATGCAGGAGCGGCACCTAAAGGAGACATTCTGTATAACGGTGACCTGGATATGTGGAAAAAGTTTGCAAACTCCCTGCGATTAAAAATGGCACTAAGGATATCTGATGTTGATCCTGCTGCTGCAAAAGCAGAGTTTGAATCTGCAGTTGCTGACGGAGTGTTGGCCACTAATGATGATAATGCCATATATCACTACCTGGGCAATGGTGTTTTTGATAACCCCAGGTATAATGACTTTCTGACACGTACTGATAATGCTGTCAGTAAAACGATAGTGGACAAACTATTAGCCCTTGGCGACCCGCGAGTTACCGCATATGCCGATCCCATTGCGGCCAGCGCCGGAGATGTCTATGCAGGTATGCCTTACGGCCTTGGAAATGCTGAGGCCGGTGGTTACGGCTTCGATGAGGTGTCCCTGCCTCACTCAGTATATGTTAAAGCCAAAGATTCAAGTGTGCCACTGCTTACGTATGCCCAGGTGCTTTTCGGGCTAGCCGAAGGTGCTTCATACGGATGGAATGCCGGTGGCACTGCAGAGAGCTTTTATAATGCAGCGATAAAAGCCAGCATGGAGCAATGGAATGTTTTTGACCAGGATGAGTACGACAGCTATATTCAACAGGCAGAAGTTGATTTTGATGAAGCCAAAGCTATTCAGCTAATAGGTGAGCAAAAGTGGCTGGCTTTATATATGCAAGGTTATGAAGGCTGGGCTGAGTGGAGGCGTTTAGGATACCCCGAGTTGTTACCGGCTCCCGCTGCCGCAAATAACTCAGGCCAGATTCCGAAGCGTCAGGCTTATCCGGCCTCAGAGTCACAAAATAACCAGGCCAATTATGAAGCCGCAGTTGCCAGGCAGGGGGCTGATAACCTGGATACCAGAGTTTGGTGGGATGTGGAGTAA
- a CDS encoding SusC/RagA family TonB-linked outer membrane protein has product MKRILLILTLIFVSGNMAFSQNIVVKGKVTSDSDASSLPGVSVLIKGTTSGTITDAGGNYSIEVPSDATLLFSFIGYETREVSVAGRSVVDIELTSDITELSEVVVTALGVEREKASLAYAVQEVDGDNVTKTGEQNFMGALSGKVAGVQITNPSAASLGGTVNVRIRGANSISGNSQPLYVVDGIPISNANFSNTYNGRDYGNLAQDINPNDIESISVLKGPAASALYGIRGKNGVILITTKKGTGRKGVGIEYNGQVAFDKVAILPEYQNKYAGGYSQELSQVDGQDVIDYNADESWGPEMDGRLVRHWDSWYPGTPEYGKTRPLVPNPDNVKNFFETGVTQSHNIAITGGNDKANFRLSYGFTDINGTVPFSEGKKNNASLNLNSQLTDRLSVEATVSYANNSYQGRPGFGYTGSFSGWTLINVGPNLNMWTQRQLDYDRLRNYKAPDGSIKTWNITSTSNLAPNFWDNIYFMLENASPYDERDRVIGGATLNYKLNDVFSIKGVAKTDFYDQRINNRIPTEAKAQDFYYESSRKGIENNYELLLNFNKSFDKISVSGFAGGNILKQRSLGIVGNTVGGLSAPNWYNLEASIDRPFVDNWEITKEIRSLYASASLGYNDLLYLDLTARNDWSSALPEDDNSYFYPSAGVSFVFSELIDSKFLSFGKVRSSFAQVGNDLNAYEINQTFLPGGAYGSSTSFVVRNDFVDPAIKPSLTEAIEVGAELKFFNNRLGLDVNYYNQINEDDIVRINVSGTSGYERLTTNGGKIVSKGIELALYGTPIQSKDFTWDIAFNLARNRSVVEDIYGDITAYAILERRGASVVLEKGEEWGVIKGTSFKMFDGQRVVRPAGSWYHSGDEDNLEYLTEDNQVIGNVLPDFTGGAVNTFSYKGFDLSLNFDFQKGGNFHSVTKMYGFGAGQLAETAVMNNNGVSVRDRISEGGGFEVSGVLEDGTPVSGYASGAQHTWNMVGATGNWIYDASYIKLREVRLGYSLPAKVLEGLPFTRINMALTVRNAWLIHSNIDGIDPSEITPDASGVSFHEGGGLPGFRTYGFNLRLSL; this is encoded by the coding sequence ATGAAGAGAATATTACTGATTCTGACTCTAATATTTGTGTCAGGTAATATGGCCTTTTCTCAGAATATAGTTGTAAAAGGCAAGGTTACATCTGATAGCGATGCATCGTCGTTACCAGGAGTTTCCGTATTAATAAAAGGTACCACAAGCGGTACTATAACAGATGCAGGGGGGAACTACTCCATAGAAGTTCCCTCTGATGCCACTTTGTTATTTTCCTTTATTGGCTATGAAACCCGGGAGGTCAGCGTGGCGGGCCGGTCGGTAGTAGACATAGAACTTACCAGCGATATCACCGAATTGTCAGAAGTGGTAGTGACGGCCCTCGGTGTTGAGCGGGAAAAAGCATCTCTTGCTTATGCGGTTCAGGAAGTTGATGGGGATAATGTGACCAAAACCGGGGAGCAAAACTTTATGGGAGCCCTATCCGGAAAAGTAGCAGGTGTACAGATAACCAACCCCTCTGCGGCTAGCCTTGGGGGTACCGTTAATGTCCGTATCCGTGGAGCAAACAGTATTTCAGGTAATTCCCAGCCGTTGTATGTTGTCGATGGTATTCCTATTTCCAATGCTAATTTTTCCAATACCTACAATGGGCGGGACTATGGGAATCTGGCACAGGATATAAACCCTAATGATATTGAATCTATATCAGTACTTAAGGGCCCGGCTGCATCCGCTCTTTATGGTATCCGCGGTAAGAATGGAGTTATACTCATTACCACAAAAAAAGGTACTGGCAGAAAAGGTGTAGGTATAGAATACAATGGTCAGGTGGCTTTTGATAAAGTGGCTATACTTCCCGAGTATCAAAATAAGTATGCAGGGGGGTATTCGCAAGAGCTGTCGCAAGTAGATGGTCAGGATGTAATTGATTATAATGCAGATGAGAGCTGGGGGCCCGAAATGGATGGGAGGCTGGTGCGTCACTGGGATAGCTGGTACCCCGGTACACCAGAATATGGGAAGACAAGGCCGCTGGTACCGAACCCGGATAATGTAAAGAACTTCTTTGAAACCGGTGTTACACAATCACACAACATTGCCATCACCGGTGGTAATGATAAGGCCAATTTCAGGTTGTCATATGGTTTTACCGATATCAATGGTACAGTGCCCTTCAGTGAAGGAAAGAAAAACAATGCTTCGCTAAATTTAAATTCACAATTGACGGATAGGTTAAGCGTTGAGGCTACTGTAAGCTATGCCAATAATAGTTATCAGGGCAGGCCAGGTTTTGGATACACTGGTAGTTTCAGCGGTTGGACACTGATCAATGTGGGTCCCAACCTTAACATGTGGACTCAGCGACAACTTGATTATGATCGCCTGAGGAACTACAAAGCTCCTGATGGTAGTATTAAAACATGGAATATCACCAGTACCAGTAACCTGGCGCCAAACTTCTGGGATAACATCTACTTTATGCTTGAAAATGCTTCTCCTTATGATGAACGTGACAGGGTAATAGGCGGGGCAACGCTGAACTACAAGCTTAACGATGTATTTTCTATCAAAGGTGTAGCCAAAACAGATTTTTATGATCAGCGGATCAACAACAGGATACCAACCGAAGCTAAAGCCCAGGACTTCTACTATGAGAGCTCAAGAAAAGGTATAGAAAACAACTATGAATTGCTGCTGAACTTCAACAAGTCATTTGATAAAATCTCCGTTTCCGGTTTTGCAGGGGGTAATATCCTGAAACAAAGAAGCCTTGGTATAGTGGGTAATACGGTAGGAGGTTTATCGGCCCCTAACTGGTATAACCTTGAAGCCTCCATTGACCGGCCGTTTGTAGACAACTGGGAGATAACCAAAGAGATCCGTAGCTTATATGCATCAGCCAGTTTGGGTTACAATGACCTGTTGTACCTTGATCTGACAGCAAGAAATGACTGGTCTTCTGCCCTGCCTGAAGATGATAATTCCTATTTCTACCCTTCAGCGGGTGTTAGCTTTGTATTCTCTGAGTTGATCGACTCAAAATTCCTGTCCTTTGGTAAAGTCCGAAGTAGTTTCGCGCAGGTTGGTAATGATCTGAATGCCTATGAGATTAACCAAACCTTTTTGCCGGGCGGAGCCTATGGTTCATCTACTTCGTTCGTTGTAAGAAACGATTTTGTAGATCCTGCAATAAAGCCTTCGCTTACAGAAGCTATTGAAGTGGGTGCCGAACTTAAATTCTTCAACAACAGGTTGGGTCTGGATGTCAATTATTATAACCAGATTAATGAAGATGATATTGTACGGATCAATGTTTCCGGTACATCGGGCTATGAGAGGCTTACAACTAACGGTGGTAAAATCGTGAGTAAAGGTATAGAACTTGCACTTTATGGCACACCCATACAGTCCAAGGACTTTACATGGGATATTGCTTTCAACCTTGCAAGAAACAGATCGGTTGTAGAAGATATCTATGGAGACATTACAGCCTACGCTATTCTTGAGCGGCGTGGTGCCAGTGTGGTTTTGGAAAAAGGCGAGGAGTGGGGCGTAATTAAAGGCACCAGTTTTAAAATGTTCGACGGACAGCGCGTAGTGCGGCCGGCAGGCAGCTGGTATCACTCTGGTGATGAAGATAACCTGGAGTATTTGACAGAAGACAACCAGGTCATCGGTAATGTGCTTCCGGACTTTACTGGTGGTGCAGTTAATACTTTTTCTTACAAAGGCTTTGATCTTTCCCTGAATTTTGATTTTCAAAAAGGGGGCAATTTCCACTCTGTTACAAAAATGTATGGCTTCGGAGCAGGTCAGCTGGCAGAAACTGCCGTGATGAACAACAATGGTGTTTCAGTACGCGATCGCATCAGTGAAGGTGGTGGGTTTGAGGTTTCCGGAGTGCTTGAAGATGGTACCCCGGTAAGTGGTTATGCCTCCGGGGCACAGCATACATGGAATATGGTAGGTGCTACTGGAAATTGGATCTATGACGCAAGCTATATCAAGCTTCGAGAAGTTAGGCTCGGTTACAGTCTGCCTGCAAAAGTGTTGGAAGGATTACCTTTCACCAGGATAAATATGGCACTAACAGTCAGAAATGCCTGGTTGATCCATTCCAATATTGATGGAATAGACCCGTCGGAGATTACTCCTGATGCATCCGGAGTATCTTTTCATGAGGGTGGAGGTTTGCCGGGCTTCAGAACCTACGGTTTTAATCTGAGATTAAGCCTATAA
- a CDS encoding AraC family transcriptional regulator, with protein MSKRRIYNIITIGKCRDEVKVLPFKVSKTINSSFLIQVDDQPYFYDILHKHPELQLTTILESDGTVLIGDYVGNFKAGDVFLINSNVPHVFKNDKKYYAEAEGLRAFGISIFFEETLFGEKFFKLPETQIVGQFLSKRQSLRLHPKTAEVLIPKITKLQTLNNLSKVIEMLSILEILANAEDSITLTSDITHDYTESQAKRLNDIYQFTMNEFHREITLEEVADVSNMTVPSFCRYFKKRTRKTYIEFLTEMRVSYACKLLQKEDLSITGVCHLSGFNNLSNFNRKFKKITGFTPTVFRRINHNL; from the coding sequence TTGTCAAAACGTAGAATATATAATATTATTACTATCGGAAAATGCAGAGATGAGGTGAAAGTACTACCGTTTAAAGTGTCGAAAACCATAAATTCATCATTCCTTATACAGGTAGATGATCAGCCGTATTTCTATGATATACTGCATAAACATCCTGAACTCCAGCTTACTACAATTCTGGAGAGCGACGGTACCGTTTTGATAGGTGATTATGTGGGAAACTTTAAGGCTGGCGACGTATTCCTGATTAATAGTAATGTTCCCCATGTGTTTAAGAATGATAAAAAATACTATGCGGAGGCTGAAGGCCTGAGAGCTTTTGGAATCTCCATATTTTTTGAAGAGACACTTTTCGGAGAGAAATTTTTTAAACTTCCTGAAACTCAGATTGTAGGGCAATTTCTGAGTAAAAGGCAGTCCCTCAGGCTACATCCTAAAACAGCCGAGGTACTTATACCGAAAATCACCAAACTGCAGACCTTAAATAACCTGAGCAAGGTTATAGAAATGCTCTCTATATTGGAGATATTGGCTAATGCCGAGGATAGTATTACGCTAACTTCCGACATCACACATGATTATACCGAATCACAAGCCAAACGTCTCAACGATATTTATCAGTTCACTATGAATGAATTTCATCGTGAAATTACCCTTGAAGAGGTGGCTGACGTGTCCAACATGACGGTTCCTTCTTTTTGCCGTTATTTCAAAAAAAGAACAAGGAAAACATATATCGAATTTCTTACGGAAATGCGTGTAAGTTATGCGTGCAAATTATTGCAAAAAGAAGATCTCAGTATAACCGGCGTTTGCCACCTGTCAGGCTTTAACAACCTTTCTAACTTCAACAGGAAATTCAAGAAAATAACAGGATTCACACCTACAGTTTTCAGAAGAATCAACCACAATTTGTAG